In Trichomycterus rosablanca isolate fTriRos1 chromosome 4, fTriRos1.hap1, whole genome shotgun sequence, one DNA window encodes the following:
- the dab1b gene encoding DAB adaptor protein 1b, which produces MSTTETETQSSVKASVKKGSRKKGQERNEQALIKCFRGDGVRYKAKLIGMDNVSAARGDKLCQDAMMKLKGMAASARSKGRHKQRVLLTFSFNGIKIYDERSGVLQHHHSVHEISYIAKDTRDHRAFGYVCGKEGNHKFVAIKTVHSAEPLILELQDLFTLIYDLKQREDVEKKTLKTKHCEQAVYQTILEDDSDDPVYQYIVFEAGHEPLRGPQTDDSVYQVPTSQQKEGFYDVPKCQFMTSIGQFEMFGDMATPPDILSMPASPANSLDPGRRRHQRHHELFTHFSPPAVPSGYMTMGAVRASHWAQQSFAPQTAPLAFGVQAPLPVAQALPGGQPLIWGQANLFHSPATGQQQWAFVPAGTLLQGLVPIAAMRPRLSTPSAPSSTITSPQHVVGPNNAEVEVPDLHMQPAHTSDPHTVTETTKPSGNQEVEVSCGELDISQLSLTPGASTSPSTTESPATPAAQLEVPVLTSDAPEDASVVGTETNSCHIEAPFPTEGAEGGAGDTVKDELCSSSQTPGNCETATHNQDPNQPDA; this is translated from the exons GTCAGGAGAGAAACGAACAGGCCCTGATCAAGTGCTTCAGGGGTGACGGCGTCCGCTACAAGGCTAAACTGATCGGGATGGATAATGTGAGCGCCGCACGGGGAGACAAACTCTGCCAAGATGCCATGATGAAGCTGAAG GGCATGGCTGCCTCGGCTCGATCTAAAGGACGACACAAGCAGCGGGTTCTTCTAACCTTCTCCTTTAACGGCATCAAGATCTACGACGAGAGATCCGGG GTTCTGCAGCACCACCATTCAGTGCATGAAATCTCCTACATCGCCAAAGACACCAGGGACCACCGTGCCTTCGGCTACGTCTGCGGGAAAGAGGGCAACCACAAGTTTGTGGCCATCAAGACGGTGCATTCG GCAGAACCTCTGATCCTGGAGCTGCAAGACCTTTTCACGCTGATCTATGATCTGAAGCAGAGGGAGGACGTGGAGAAGAAAACGCTGAAAACTAAACACTGTGAGCAGGCCGTCTATCAG ACGATTCTGGAGGACGACAGCGATGACCCGGTCTATCAG TACATTGTGTTCGAAGCCGGACACGAGCCACTCCGGGGTCCCCAGACAGACGACAGCGTTTACCAG gttccgaccagccagcagaaggAGGGGTTCTACGATGTCCCAAAATGCCAATTCATGACT AGCATCGGTCAGTTTGAGATGTTCGGTGACATGGCCACTCCTCCAGACATCCTATCG ATGCCTGCGTCTCCCGCTAACAGCCTGGACCCTGGGCGACGGCGGCATCAGCGTCACCACGAGCTCTTCacacacttcagtcctcctgcCGTGCCTTCAG GCTACATGACCATGGGTGCGGTGCGGGCGTCTCACTGGGCTCAGCAGTCCTTCGCTCCTCAGACAGCTCCTCTGGCATTCGGTGTGCAGGCCCCTCTGCCGGTGGCTCAGGCTCTCCCGGGCGGACAGCCACTCATCTGGGGTCAGGCGAACCTCTTCCACTCTCCCGCCACGGGTCAGCAGCAGTGGGCCTTCGTCCCGGCCGGAACCCTGCTCCAGGGCCTCGTTCCCATCGCAGCCATGAGGCCTCGCTTGTCCACGCCGTCTGCCCCGTCCTCGACCATCACCAGTCCTCAGCATGTCGTCGGTCCGAACAATGCAGAGGTGGAAGTGCCGGACTTACACATGCAGCCTGCACACACCAGTGACCCACACACTGTCACAGAAACCACAAAGCCTTCTGGGAATCAAGAAGTGGaggtcagctgcggtgagcttGATATATCACAGCTGAGCTTAACCCCGGGGGCTTCGACATCGCCGTCCACCACAGAGTCTC CTGCTACCCCTGCTGCCCAGCTAGAGGTACCAGTCTTGACTTCAGACGCCCCTGAAGACGCCTCAGTCGTGGGAACAGAGACCAACAGCTGCCATATTGAAGCACCTTTTCCTACAGAAGGAGCAGAAGGAGGTGCTGGAGACACTGTGAAGGATGAACTG TGCTCCAGCTCCCAAACTCCCGGCAACTGTGAGACAGCGACACACAATCAAGATCCGAACCAGCCAGATGCTTAA